A region from the Triticum aestivum cultivar Chinese Spring chromosome 3D, IWGSC CS RefSeq v2.1, whole genome shotgun sequence genome encodes:
- the LOC123076066 gene encoding LEAF RUST 10 DISEASE-RESISTANCEUS RECEPTOR-LIKE PROTEIN KINASE-like 2.1: protein MELRGSRQGGGVDGAAMAPGATVAPGWWAGGGAGGAPGQWDGRAATWWGGGASGPRDGGAMGRRRVGAAGWWGDGAVCDQIVGMYPTSLLHILISLFLLHQRTHAECEPVTCGELPIKYPFWLGGQSHPSNSSCGHPAFELRCAGNSTVASLRGSGIHVHDIDYDTRSFLVSHDRVTHGTDAVCCIDFNMSTILPLAPFEISPTNRALCFLYDCNGTEPCGRDYVNATGVPSCPWPISVYLGGSYDRNMPPAIPTGNCMYAYHPVLGSEAAILTAANYSRLLKSGFVLDWAGTGAGDCSSCSASGGQCRYNNESAAFACLCSVGKMHESTCAGLTSAAATLLFTCLYVLIWHRKGKRLRFICKKTSSNTEKNYEAMIVSHGPLAPTRYKYSEVMKITSSCNNQLGEGGYGVVFKGRLHDGRLVAVKFLHGCKENGDEFVNEVMSIGRTSHVNVVSLFGFSLEGSKRALIYEYMPNSSLDKYIYSENAKEILGWERLYGIAIGIARGLDYLHHSCNTRIIHFDIKPQNILLDKDFSPKIADFGLAKLCHTKESKLSMTGARGTIGFIAPEVYSRTFGVVSTKSDVYSYGMMLLEMVGGRRNVKSIVTNSSEKYFPDWIYDHFDQEDGLQACKVTTGIEEMAKKMTLIGLWCIQVLPVHRPTITNVLEMFKRSSDDLDMPPKHNFCELL, encoded by the exons ATGGAGCTCAGGGGGAGCCGGCAGGGAGGCGGGGTTGATGGGGCCGCGATGGCGCCGGGGGCGACTGTAGCGCCGGGGTGGTGGGCGGGTGGTGGGGCCGGCGGGGCGCCGGGGCAGTGGGACGGTCGGGCGGCGACGTGGTGGGGCGGCGGGGCATCGGGGCCGCGGGATGGTGGGGCGatggggcgtcggcgggtgggggcggcggggtggtggggcgacggggcagtCTGCG ATCAGATTGTTGGCATGTATCCAACCTCGCTGCTCCACATCTTGATTTCGCTGTTCCTACTCCATCAACGCACGCATGCCGAGTGTGAGCCAGTGACATGCGGGGAACTCCCCATCAAGTACCCATTCTGGCTCGGCGGCCAGAGCCATCCGTCGAATTCCTCCTGCGGCCACCCGGCCTTCGAGTTACGGTGCGCCGGCAACAGCACCGTGGCTTCCTTGAGGGGCTCTGGCATCCACGTCCACGACATCGACTACGACACCAGGTCCTTCCTCGTGTCCCACGACAGAGTCACCCACGGCACCGACGCCGTGTGCTGCATCGACTTCAACATGTCGACCATCCTACCTCTTGCCCCGTTTGAGATCAGCCCCACCAACCGGGCCCTGTGCTTCCTCTACGACTGCAACGGGACAGAGCCGTGTGGGCGCGACTATGTGAACGCCACCGGCGTGCCCAGCTGCCCTTGGCCCATCTCCGTGTACCTCGGCGGCAGCTACGACCGGAACATGCCGCCCGCAATACCCACCGGAAACTGCATGTACGCTTACCACCCGGTGCTTGGATCGGAGGCAGCTATCTTGACGGCGGCAAACTACAGTCGACTCCTGAAGAGCGGGTTCGTCCTAGATTGGGCAGGCACCGGCGCTGGGGACTGCTCTTCCTGCAGTGCGAGTGGCGGGCAGTGTCGATATAATAACGAGTCTGCCGCCTTCGCGTGCCTCTGCTCTGTTGGCAAAATGCACGAGTCGACATGCGCTG GTTTGACATCAGCTGCTGCAACCTTGCTCTTTACATGTCTTTATGTGCTGATATGGcatagaaaggggaaaagactAAGGTTCATTTGCAAGAAAACTAGCAGTAACACTGAAAAGAATTATGAGGCCATGATAGTATCCCATGGACCCCTAGCTCCAACAAGATACAAGTACTCAGAGGTAATGAAGATAACATCTTCTTGCAACAATCAGCTGGGAGAAGGTGGTTATGGTGTGGTTTTTAAAGGAAGACTGCATGATGGCCGTCTGGTTGCTGTAAAATTCTTGCATGGCTGCAAAGAAAATGGGGACGAGTTTGTGAATGAGGTTATGAGCATTGGAAGAACCTCTCATGTTAATGTTGTTAGCTTATTTGGGTTTTCTTTAGAGGGATCAAAACGAGCTCTAATATATGAGTACATGCCCAACAGTTCCTTGGATAAATACATTTACTCAGAGAACGCCAAGGAAATTTTAGGATGGGAGAGGCTCTATGGGATAGCAATCGGGATTGCTCGAGGCCTTGATTACTTGCATCATAGCTGCAACACACGCATCATCCATTTCGATATCAAGCCTCAGAATATCCTTCTAGATAAAGATTTTAGCCCAAAGATTGCTGATTTTGGTCTAGCTAAATTGTGTCATACAAAGGAGAGCAAGCTTTCAATGACGGGAGCTAGAGGAACAATTGGATTCATTGCCCCAGAAGTTTACTCTCGAACCTTCGGGGTGGTTTCAACTAAGTCTGATGTTTATAGTTATGGGATGATGCTGCTAGAGATGGTTGGAGGTAGGAGAAATGTAAAATCAATTGTTACAAATTCTAGTGAAAAATATTTTCCAGATTGGATTTACGACCACTTTGATCAAGAAGATGGATTACAAGCATGTAAAGTCACGACTGGAATTGAGGAAATGGCGAAAAAGATGACCTTAATCGGCTTGTGGTGCATACAAGTATTACCTGTGCATCGCCCTACTATAACAAATGTTCTAGAAATGTTTAAGAGAAGCTCAGATGATCTGGACATGCCACCAAAGCATAATTTCTGTGAATTGCTGTAA